The Triticum aestivum cultivar Chinese Spring chromosome 3A, IWGSC CS RefSeq v2.1, whole genome shotgun sequence genome includes a region encoding these proteins:
- the LOC123062986 gene encoding uncharacterized protein, whose protein sequence is MVRVATFFGMTFGAFLFWESMDKVHVWIALHQDEKQERMEREMEIKKMQADLIAQAKESES, encoded by the exons ATGGTGCGGGTGGCGACCTTCTTCGGGATGACCTTCGGCGCGTTCCTCTTCTGGGAGTCCATGGACAAGGTCCACGTCTGGATCGCCCTCCACCAGGACGAGAAG CAAGAAAGGATGGAAAGGGAGATGGAGATAAAGAAGATGCAAGCAGACCTAATTGCTCAAGCAAAAGAGAGTGAATCATGA
- the LOC123057101 gene encoding zinc finger MYM-type protein 1-like — MPYRYMSKGEVIERFLGIKHVKETTTEALKKALVEVLGKNGLLIANLRGQGYDGASNMRGEFNSVQKLVRDENPYAFYMHCFAHRLQLVVVAVSRCCSSIEDFFEYVALIVNAAGSSCKRKDILLDKQRINLLAKLESGEIFSGRGKNQETSLARPGDTRWGSHYKTLVRIESMWDAVIQVLAIVHEDERNPSRAGGLVQIMESFSFVFIMKLMLQILRITNQLSLLLQRKDQNIVQAMSLVTDVRSSLANLRNHGWEPLFEDVKIFCNVNDIPVPNMDEAVPRFGRSRKGGRNNVTQEHFFRVDTFYAAIDAITTELDHRFNDMASELLCGFACLDPRDSFSKFDLDKVAKLTDIYDADFSNDDRKRMKTELQLFINHMRRHDDFRVCYDLASLAKKMFELERNIMFPLVYRLIELGLLLPVATASVERAFSAMKIIKTDLRSKMSNGWLDDLMVCYIEREIFKGIDLAEIKKEFQHEGRRMPLLRST, encoded by the coding sequence ATGCCTTACAGGTATATGAGCAAGGGAGAAGTTATTGAAAGATTTTTGGGTATCAAGCATGTCAAGGAGACAACAACAGAAGCACTAAAGAAAGCATTGGTTGAGGTTCTTGGTAAGAATGGGCTACTTATTGCAAATTTACGAGGGCAAGGGTATGATGGAGCATCTAATATGAGGGGAGAATTCAATAGTGTTCAAAAACTTGTCCGAGATGAAAACCCATATGCTTTCTATATGCATTGTTTCGCCCACCGATTGCAGCTAGTAGTTGTTGCTGTCTCAAGATGTTGTTCTTCCATTGAGGATTTCTTTGAATATGTGGCCTTGATTGTGAACGCCGCTGGTTCGTCTTGCAAGAGGAAGGATATATTGCTTGATAAGCAACGCATAAATCTGTTGGCTAAGTTAGAGAGTGGAGAAATTTTCTCAGGAAGAGGGAAAAACCAAGAAACATCATTGGCTAGACCAGGAGATACAAGATGGGGCTCTCATTATAAAACACTAGTTCGTATAGAATCGATGTGGGATGCAGTTATACAAGTGTTAGCTATTGTGCATGAGGATGAGCGTAATCCATCTAGGGCAGGAGGTTTGGTGCAGATAATGGAGTCTTTTAGCTTTGTGTTCATCATGAAGTTGATGTTGCAAATCCTTCGCATTACAAATCAGTTGTCACTTCTCCTCCAACGGAAGGATCAGAATATTGTTCAAGCCATGTCTTTGGTTACAGATGTGAGGTCTTCCTTGGCCAACTTGAGGAACCATGGTTGGGAACCACTCTTTGAAGATGTCAAGATCTTTTGTAATGTTAATGATATTCCGGTTCCAAATATGGATGAAGCTGTACCGAGATTCGGCCGATCAAGAAAAGGAGGGAGAAATAATGTTACTCAAGAACATTTTTTTCGTGTTGATACCTTCTATGCAGCGATAGATGCTATCACCACAGAGCTGGATCATCGCTTTAATGACATGGCTTCAGAACTGCTATGTGGATTTGCTTGTCTTGACCCAAGAGACTCATTTTCCAAGTTTGATTTGGACAAAGTTGCTAAGCTTACAGACATCTATGATGCAGATTTCTCCAATGATGACCGTAAGCGTATGAAAACCGAGCTCCAGTTGTTCATCAACCACATGAGAAGACATGATGACTTTAGAGTTTGTTATGATCTTGCAAGCCTAGCCAAGAAAATGTTTGAACTTGAAAGAAATATTATGTTCCCTCTGGTTTATCGCCTTATTGAGTTGGGGTTGCTTCTACCGGTGGCAACGGCATCGGTTGAAAGGGCCTTCTCAGCAATGAAGATCATCAAGACTGATTTGCGCAGCAAGATGTCCAATGGTTGGCTTGATGACTTAATGGTGTGCTACATCGAGAGAGAGATATTTAAAGGAATTGATCTTGCTGAAATTAAGAAAGAATTTCAACATGAAGGTAGAAGAATGCCATTGCTACGTTCTACTTAA